The window CAATCGTTGTTAGTTTGTTAGAAAAGCGTTATTCAGCAAGTGATAAATAAGATTAAGGAGTTGATAACATGACAAGTCGGAAACTAATGATCGATGTGAAAGATTTAAATAAATCATTCGGAGACTTACATGTACTAAAAGATATAAATATGTCAGTAGAAAACCAAGAAGTTGTTTGCTTGATTGGTGCAAGTGGTTCTGGGAAAAGTACACTACTTCGTTGTTTAAACTTTTTAGAACTAAAAGATAGTGGAACAATTAAGCTAGAAGATAGAGAGATTGATATAAAAAAGGATAATTTAAATAAAGTTAGACAACGTGTAGGAATGGTTTTTCAACATTTTCATTTGTTCCCACATATGACAGTACTAGAAAATGTAATGGAGGCTCCTGTTCAAGTTAGTAAACTACCAAAAGCAGAGGCAAAAGAAATTGCATTAGATATTTTAGCTAAAGTTGGACTATCGGATAAAGTGAATGTTTATCCAGGAAAACTATCTGGTGGACAAAAACAGCGTGTTGCTATCGCAAGAGCACTTGCAATGAAACCTGATGTGATGTTATTCGATGAGCCAACATCAGCTCTAGATCCAGAGCTTGTTGGAGAAGTGTTAAGAACGATGAAGAAGCTCGCTGAAGAAGGAATGACGATGGTTGTTGTCACACATGAAATGGGATTTGCGCAAGAAGTAGCAGACCGAGTAGTATACTTACACGATGGCAAAATCGTTGAAGAAGGGTGTCCTGAAGAAGTATTCAACAACCCGAAAAACGAAAGAACAAAAGAATTCTTAAATGCAATACTATAAATAGTAAGCCTGGGGTAGATAAATAATACAACTACCACAGGCTATTTTTTGCTGTTAAAACATTGATAAAGTATAGATTTACTTAGCTGTTGATTGGAGCGCAAGTCGGAGACTCCTGCGCGAATGCGACGAGGAGTAGGTTTATTCACGATAGTGAAAATAACCTTCCTTTTTAGCGCCCGCGGAAAGCGAAGACTTGCGCTCCAATTAACACAACCAACAGCGGTGTTTTAGGGAGAATTATAAATTATGTATAAAATCTATTTCCTTTTAAAGAATAGTAAGTAAACACCGATTACAATTAGTAACGCTGGCCAGAATGTATGTATCAGGGAAAAGCCTTTTTCTACTAAACCGAATACTTCCATGATTGGATTAGAAAATAAGAAAAAGCTAGCAATAAACAATAATATTAATCCTTCCGCTAAACCTTGTTTCGTCTTTTGCCAACGAAGCAAAAATCCGAGGCCAACAATCAAAATGATTGTAGAAACATGATCAGGCCAAAATGCAAACTTGTTTTTAACTTGAAAATGCAAACCAACTCCAAATAGGACAACACCAGGTAAAATATTTGGGTAATCATTTTGTTTGTATGCTTGTATTAATAATGCTAGCCCAATAATGATTAGAAAGGTAGACCAAGTGAACATACCAGACCACATTTCTATATCAAATTGTTCCAAAAGGAAATATAAACCAAACCCTATCAGTAAAATACTAGGTAAAAAACTATTTTTCTTCATCTTTTCCTCCAAACTTAAAGCTCAGTATTAAATTAATATAATAATTACGGCTCGTTTATAATAAGGTCCTTTAAATACTAAGTTGAATGAATTATTCTTTTTTCGTACTGTAGTCATACTTATTAAGATTACTCACTTGATTATCGACAAAATTTTTGGTAATGTACGAGTGGACGTAATCTTATTATAAATAGATAGTAATAGAACGTAAAAGCTTTGTTACTTATTTCATTTTCTGTTCACATTTTACCAAAAGATAATGAAACAAGTCATGATATAATCAAAAGAGTAAGTTAGATAGGGTATCAAAACTACCTCAAAAACGAATTATGAACTAAATAATACTTGATTAATACAAACATAATACGAAATACACACAATATCAACAATTGAAAACTCGTTTTTCAATAAACGAAATACAATTATGCAATTAATTGAACTAATGATAAAAAAATTTTAGGGGGTGCCATTTTCACATGCATATTATAGTTGTTGGACTTAATTATAAGACTGCCCCTGTTGAAATCCGTGAAAAATTAACGTTTAATCCCGCTGATATCGAAAGAGCAATGGTTGCATTGAAAGATCGTAAATCGATTTTAGAAAATGTGATCGTTTCAACATGTAATCGTACGGAAGTGTATGCTGTTGTCGATCAACTTCATACTGGGCGTTACTATATAAAAGCATTTCTAGCTGATTGGTTCGGTCTAGATAAAGAGGAGTTTTCTCCTTATTTAAATATATATGAGAACGACGGGGCATTAGAGCATTTGTTCCGAGTAACGTGTGGACTGAACTCGATGGTAGTAGGGGAAACACAAATATTAGGACAGATTCGAAATAGCTTTTTTATGGCTCAAGAAAATGAAACGGTAGGTACAATTTTTAACCGTTTGTTTAAGCAAGCTGTTACACTTGCGAAGCGTGCCCATTCAGAAACAGAAATTGGAGCAAACGCCGTTTCTGTTAGTTATGCTGCTGTGGAACTTGCCAAGAAAATTTTTGGTGAGTTAACAGATAAGCATGTTCTTATTTTAGGTGCTGGAAAAATGGGAGAACTTGCCGTACAAAACCTTCATAGCAACGGTGTAAAGCAAGTGACGGTGATGAACCGTACGCTTGAAAAAGCAGAAGATTTAGCAAATCGCTTTGCTGGTAATGCCAAATCACTAGAAGAAATGTCTTGTGCTCTAGTAGAAGCAGATATTTTAATTAGCTCAACAGGAGCAAAAGACTATGTTTTACGCAAAGAAGATATGGTACACGTGGAAAAAATGCGTAAAGGTCGTCCGCTATTCATGGTGGATATTGCTGTACCACGTGATTTAGACCCAGAATTAGAACAATTAGAAAGTGTTTTCTTATACGATATAGATGACTTAGAAGGTATTGTACAAGCTAACATGGCGGAGCGTAAAAAAGCTGCGGAAGCGATTGAATTAATGATTGAAGCGGACATTGTAGAGTTTAAAGAATGGTTAAATATGCTTGGAGTTGTTCCGATTATTTCAGCTCTACGCCAAAAAGCGTTAGATATCCAAGGTGAGACAATGGCAAGCATTCAACGAAAAATGCCACATCTAACAGAGCGTGAAGTGAAAGTCTTAAATAAGCATACGAAAAGTATTATTAACCAAATGCTACGTGACCCAATTCTTCGTGCAAAAGAACTGGCTGCTGAACCAAATGCAGAGCAGTCATTAGCACTGTTCTCTAAAATCTTCAACATTGAAGAAGAGGTTATTCAAGAAACAACAACACAATACTACTCCATGAAGAAGGACAAGAGCACAGCAAAACTAGTTGCTCCTAACCTTCAAGCGACATTACAGTCGTAAGCGAGGCATTCACATGTTAGAGATAACGATATTAAGGTTGTATGAGTTAACGATTATTTTGTACGCCTTGAGTGTCCTAATGTATTTTATAGATTTTCTTCATAATGACCGGAAGGCAAATCGTATTGCCTTCTGGTTGCTTGCAATTGTTTGGGTGCTTCAAACAATTTTTTTGTTTCTACGAATGATTGAAACAGGAAGAATACCTATATTCACCCTATATGAAGGAATGTATTTTTACACATGGGTACTCATTACTTTTTCTTTAATTATTAACAGAATTTTACGAATGGATTTTATCGTATTCTTCACAAACATCATCGGTTTTATCGTAATGGCCATACATACTTTTACGCCGTATCAACATGAATCTCAAGTTGTGGCACAAGCTTTAGTTTCTGAATTATTAATCATTCATATTACAATGGCAATTCTAGCTTACGGAGCGTTTTCTCTTTCGGTAACCTTTTCGATCCTATACTTACTACAATATAAACTATTGAAAGAGAAAAAATGGGGAAAAAGGTTGTTAAGAATTCACGATCTAGCTAAGTTAGATCATATGTCATACGTTTTAAATGTGACTGGTGTACCTTTGTTTCTTTTATCTTTGATTCTTGGTACAATTTGGGCATATATTAAGTTGCCTGAATTTCAATGGTATGACTTGAAAGTTATCGGTTCCTTTTTTGTTATTGCCGCCTATAGTTTCTACTTCTATAAACGGTTGGGAGAAGGAGTTAGTGGCAAAGCTAATGCTAACTGGAATATAACGGCATTCTTGGTTGTATTAATAAATTTCTTCCTACTCGGAAGATTGTCAAACTTTCATTTTTGGATTTTATAAAAATATACTATCGCGTCTAACGCTTTTTAATTAGGAGGAACTATGACTAGAAAAATAGTAGTAGGTTCAAGAAGAAGTAAATTAGCATTAACACAAACGAACTGGGTAATGGATCAATTGAAAAAACTAGGGGCACCATTCGATTTTGAAGTAAAAGAAATAGTAACAAAAGGTGACCAAATTTTAGATGTTACCCTATCTAAAGTTGGTGGAAAAGGCCTATTCGTTAAAGAAATCGAGCAGGCAATGGTCGATAAAGAAATAGATATGGCAGTTCATAGTATGAAAGATATGCCAGCGGTTCTTCCAGAAGGATTAATGATTGGATGTATTCCTTACCGCGAAGACCACAGAGATGCATTTATTTCTAAAAACCATGTGAAATTTGAAGATTTACCAGCTGGTTCTATCGTTGGTACTTCTAGTTTGCGTCGTGGAGCACAGCTTTTAGCGAAACGTAACGATATCGAAATTAAGTGGATTCGCGGAAACATTGATACTCGTTTAGCTAAACTACAAAACGAAGATTATGATGCTATTATTTTAGCAGCAGCAGGACTTGCTCGTATGGGTTGGTCAAATGATGTGGTTACTGAGTTTTTAGATGAAGAACTTTGTGTACCGGCAGTAGGTCAGGGTGCCTTATCAATCGAATGCCGTGAATCTGATAAAGAATTATTAGATGCTCTTCAACTATTAAATGATAAAACGACTGAAAGAGCAGTTACTGCGGAACGTGCTTTCCTTCATAAAATGGAAGGTGGTTGCCAAGTTCCAATTGCGGGATTTGCTGAAGTTACAACGGAAGATAAGGTTAAGTTAACCGTATTAGTAGGTGCTCCAGACGGTTCTGTATTGTATAAAGAAACGGTTGAAGGAAACGATCCAATGCAAGTAGGATTAGAGGCAGCCGATAAATTAATAGAGCAAGGTGCTAAAAAGTTAATTGACGATGTGAAAAAGGAGCTAGATAAGTAATGAAAAATTCGTTGCCACTCTTACATAAACGTATTCTTATAACGAGAAGCAAAGAGCAGGCAACAGATTTTTCACATCTAGTGGAAGAGTTAGGAGGGACTGCACTTGTTGTCCCTCTTATTCAATTTTCACTACCAGCAAACGCTGAAGAAATCTCGAACCAAATACAAGAATGTATGGCAGAGATGGATATTGTGGTTTTTACGAGCACAAATGGAGTTGACTATTTTTTTCAACTTTATGATAAGCCAATACATAAAAAAATAGCTGCTGTTGGGGAAAAGACAAAAGAAGCATTAGAAAGTAGAGGTCTTTCTGTAACGGTAATGCCTAATAAATTTACAGCCGAGCATTTACTAGACTCATTAACAGATGAAGTGAAAAAACAAGCATCCATCCTATTGATTCAAGGGGATTTAGCTCGACCTATATTACGTGAACAACTTGTAAAATTAGGATACAATGTAAAACAAATAGTGGTTTATGAGAACACCATGCCAAACGCATCCCTACATAAGTTAAAAGAACTATCCAATGAAAAATTGGACATTGTTACATTTACAAGTCCTTCATCTGTTAGAAATTTTTCAAAAGTCATTCCACCTGATTGCTTAAAATCAAACGTTGCTGTTATCGGCCCTATTACAGAAACAGCAGCAAAGCAACTAGGGTATACTGTCCAAATAAGCCCTGAAAAATATACAGTTCAAAGTTTAGTGGAATCAATTGTTGATTTTTATAAATGATAAATACGTTTGAGGAGGAAAACAATGGAGAAATTACAATTTCAACGTCACCGCCGCCTTCGTGGTTCAGATAATTTACGAGCTTTAATTAGAGAAACAAAATTACAAAAGGAAGATTTAATTTTTCCTATTTTTATAGTAGAAGGCGAAAATCAAAAAAATGAAGTAGCTTCAATGCCTGGAGTATACCAAATTTCTTTAGATTACTTACATGCTGAAATGCAAGAATTAACGGAATTAGGAATTAAGTCTGTCATTGTTTTTGGCGTACCAGCACAAAAAGATGAAGTTGGTTCTGAAGCATATCACGACCATGGTATCGTTCAAAAGGCAATTGTACAAATAAAAGAAAACTTCCCAGAATTAGTAGTAATAGCTGATACTTGCCTATGCCAATATACGAATCATGGACATTGTGGAATAGTAGAAGAAGGACAAATCTTAAATGACCCTACACTTGATTTATTAGCAAGAACAGCTGTAAGCCAAGCAAAAGCAGGTGCAGACATTATTGCACCGTCAAACATGATGGACGGATTTGTTGCTGCCATTCGTCACGGTTTAGATGAAAACGGATTTGAACATATTCCAATTATGTCTTATGCCGTTAAGTATTCTTCGGCATTTTACGGCCCGTTCCGTGATGCTGCACATAGCTCACCGAAATTTGGAGATAGAAAAACATACCAGATGGATCCTGCAAACCGTCTAGAAGCAATGCGTGAGGCAGAATCCGATTTAATGGAAGGTGCCGATTTCTTAATCGTCAAACCTGCCCTATCCTACTTAGATATCATTCGTGATGTAAAGAACAATTTTAATGTACCAGTTGTTGCTTATAACGTAAGTGGAGAATATTCCATGGTGAAAGCCGCTGCTCAAAACGGATGGATTAATGAGCAAGACATAGTAATGGAAAGTTTAACAAGCATGAAACGTGCAGGTGTAGATTTAATAATTACATACTTCGCAAAAGACGTTGCACGTTGGTTATCAGAAGAAAAATAATAGCTGAAACTTGTAAGTCCAATCGATTAGGAAAGGATGATAAAAAATGAGAAGTTATGAAAAATCAAAACAAGCTTTTATTGAATCATCGAAAGTATTACCAGGTGGGGTAAATAGCCCTGTACGTGCCTTTAAATCAGTAAATATGGATCCTATATTCATGGAGCGTGGAAAAGGCTCGAAAATTTACGATATCGATGGAAACGAGTATGTAGACTACGTACTATCATGGGGACCACTTATCCATGGTCACTCTAACGACAGAGTAGTAGAAGCGATTAAAAAGGTAACGGAAAGTGGTACAAGCTTTGGTGCACCGACTTTAATTGAAACGGAACTTGCTAAACTTGTAATTGACCGCGTGCCTTCGATTGAAGTAGTACGTATGGTAAGCTCAGGTACAGAAGCCACAATGAGTGCTTTACGTTTAGCTCGTGGTTATACTGGCAGAAACAAAATTGTGAAGTTTGAAGGCTGCTACCACGGACATGGTGATTCATTGCTTATTAAAGCAGGTTCTGGTGTCGCTACGCTTGGTTTACCTGATAGTCCAGGTGTTCCTGAGTCTGTTGCTCAAAACACGATTACAGTCCCTTACAACGACTTAGAAAGCATTCGTTATGCATTCAAAGAATTTGGAGAAGACATTGCAGCAATTATCGTAGAACCTGTTGCAGGAAATATGGGTGTAGTACCACCTCAACCTGGATATTTAGAAGGTTTACGTGCTGTAACAGAAGAGTATGGCTCTTTACTTATTTTTGATGAAGTAATGACAGGGTTCCGAGTAGATTATGGATGTGCTCAAGGGTATTACGGAGTTACTCCTGACTTAACGTGTTTAGGAAAAGTAATCGGTGGTGGACTACCAGTAGGTGCATACGGTGGAAAAGCGGAAATCATGGCGAGAGTGGCACCAGCTGGAGATATTTATCAAGCTGGTACATTATCAGGTAATCCACTTGCAATGACTGCTGGATATGAAACGTTAGTTCAATTAACACCAGATACGTACAAAGAATTCGCTCGTAAAGCAGATCGCCTTGAAGAAGGCCTGTTAGCTCTAAAAGCTAAATATGACATGCCGTTAACAGTAAATCGTGCTGGGTCCATGATTGGCTTCTTCTTTACAAATGAAAATGTAACAAACTATGAACAAGCCAAAACATCCAACCTAGACTATTTCGCAACATATTTCCGCGAAATGGCTAATAACGGAGTATTCTTACCACCTTCCCAATTCGAAGGATTATTCTTGTCTACAGCACACACAGACGAAGACATCGAACATACATTACAAGCAACAGAAAAAGCGTTTGCGGTAATTAAAGGTTAATAAGATGCAGCTAAATTAAAATAGACACTCATTCTCCTACTTGCTAGGAGAATGGGTGTTTTTTGTTGTTTGGGTAATTATAAAATCCTTCTATAACTGTTTTGAGGAATGATAAATTTTGAGGTGTAGAATAAAATTGTCTAAGTGTAACAAAATTTTAAGAAAGTGTAGCATAAATCCATGAAGGTGTAGCATTAAGGTTGAGAAGTGTAACAAATACATTGATAGTGTAGCAAAAAGTACCCGAAGTGTATCATAAATTATCAAAAGTGTAGCAAAAAATTTATAAAGTGTAACAAACATTAGTTTCACCACGTATTGAAAACAAAGATATAGACAAAACGGTAAAAAACTCTATTTTTCAAAAAATAATCATATTTCATCACTAAGACTCATACACATTTTTAGTGACATAGTAAAATTTTTTATAGATTGAAAGGAGGAAGCCCTTTGTCTTCAGAACAACAATCGTGCTTACGTTTTTCAGTAGAGGAGTCTGTATGGTTTCAAAAAGGACAGGAAGTTAGCGAACTTATGTCTATTTCATTAGATCCTGATATACAAATCTTTGATCAAGATCAATACGTTTCCATAAGGGGAGCTTTATATTTAACAGGGGAATATCAAGTGGAACAACAAGAAGATCCAACGTATGAACCGGTAAATTTAGCTCGTTTAGTGGAAAACGTGGAAGAAAGAGAAGATGGTTGTTTTGAATTAAACCACCGTTTTCCTGTAGATATAACGATTCCGAAAAATCGCATTCAAAATCTAGAAGACATATTTGTTTCGATTGAATCGTTTGACTACCATTTACCAATGCGTGGATGCTTGCAACTTGATGCAGAGTTATCTATTTCAGGAATTTATGGCCATCAACAAAGTGTGCCACAAGTAGCAGAACAACAAGAGCAAGAGGAAGAAAGAGAATTAGAACCTCTTTACCTTAATGGACAAGAAGAGGAAGAGGATGAGCCATATAATCCATTTAAGTTTTATAGTGAATCAGATGATTCATTTGGAGTAGAGCAAAATGAGGAAACGGTTAGAGATGCATACTACCAAAATCTAAGTCAAGAATCTGTTAATCAAGAAGAAGCAGATGAAGTGGATTATAGCGAGGTATTACGTCAAGAAACAGAGGCTGTATCGCCGGAATATCAAAATGAAGATGAACAAGAAGAACTAGAGCACGAAGAAGACTTCGATACATTTGAAGTAGAAGTCAGAAAAGATGCAAATATAAGCGAAACACAAGAAGATGACTATGCAAATAATCCTTTCTCAGCACCTAACTATGCGTTCCAGTCTAAGCAAGAGGAAGTAGAAGAAAAAGAAGAAAATGTTATTTCTTTCTTAGCTAGACGTGAAGAAAAACAAGAAACACCTAAAGCTGTAGTGAAGCAACAACAACAGCCCCAAGAGCAATGTGAAGCAGAACGTGACGAGAATGATCTCAGTCTAACAAAGTTCTTTGCGAGTGAAGATAATGGTGAGGACTTTACACGTTTAAAAATCTGTATTGTCCAAGACGGAGACACAATGGATACAATTGCGAAACGCTATGATATAACGATTCAACAATTAATTAGGGTGAACCGTTTATCCACAGAAGACGACATCCATTCTGGCCAACTACTATACGTACCAGCTACTGCATATTCAAACTCTTAAGCTAAAAACATGTGAGTTAGGGTTTCCCTTTCTCACATCTTTTTTATTGGGATGACACAAAAAATAGAAAGAGAGTTTTTGCAAATGTCAAACGAAAAACAATATGTGGAACAAGTGTTAGCGCAATACAACATCCAACCCGAACTACTTCAACAATACGGAAAAGTCTGGAGAGTTGGCACAAAAAAAGACACGTTTGCGTTAAAAAGAATAAATAAGCGGGACGCATACAGCTTATTCATGAACATTCATTCCATGTACCAAAGAGGAATTCAGTCGATCGTACCAATCTATAAAACTAATCAAGGATATTACTATGTAGAAGACCAAC is drawn from Bacillus alkalisoli and contains these coding sequences:
- the hemA gene encoding glutamyl-tRNA reductase, which produces MHIIVVGLNYKTAPVEIREKLTFNPADIERAMVALKDRKSILENVIVSTCNRTEVYAVVDQLHTGRYYIKAFLADWFGLDKEEFSPYLNIYENDGALEHLFRVTCGLNSMVVGETQILGQIRNSFFMAQENETVGTIFNRLFKQAVTLAKRAHSETEIGANAVSVSYAAVELAKKIFGELTDKHVLILGAGKMGELAVQNLHSNGVKQVTVMNRTLEKAEDLANRFAGNAKSLEEMSCALVEADILISSTGAKDYVLRKEDMVHVEKMRKGRPLFMVDIAVPRDLDPELEQLESVFLYDIDDLEGIVQANMAERKKAAEAIELMIEADIVEFKEWLNMLGVVPIISALRQKALDIQGETMASIQRKMPHLTEREVKVLNKHTKSIINQMLRDPILRAKELAAEPNAEQSLALFSKIFNIEEEVIQETTTQYYSMKKDKSTAKLVAPNLQATLQS
- a CDS encoding LiaF transmembrane domain-containing protein, yielding MKKNSFLPSILLIGFGLYFLLEQFDIEMWSGMFTWSTFLIIIGLALLIQAYKQNDYPNILPGVVLFGVGLHFQVKNKFAFWPDHVSTIILIVGLGFLLRWQKTKQGLAEGLILLFIASFFLFSNPIMEVFGLVEKGFSLIHTFWPALLIVIGVYLLFFKRK
- the hemL gene encoding glutamate-1-semialdehyde 2,1-aminomutase; this encodes MRSYEKSKQAFIESSKVLPGGVNSPVRAFKSVNMDPIFMERGKGSKIYDIDGNEYVDYVLSWGPLIHGHSNDRVVEAIKKVTESGTSFGAPTLIETELAKLVIDRVPSIEVVRMVSSGTEATMSALRLARGYTGRNKIVKFEGCYHGHGDSLLIKAGSGVATLGLPDSPGVPESVAQNTITVPYNDLESIRYAFKEFGEDIAAIIVEPVAGNMGVVPPQPGYLEGLRAVTEEYGSLLIFDEVMTGFRVDYGCAQGYYGVTPDLTCLGKVIGGGLPVGAYGGKAEIMARVAPAGDIYQAGTLSGNPLAMTAGYETLVQLTPDTYKEFARKADRLEEGLLALKAKYDMPLTVNRAGSMIGFFFTNENVTNYEQAKTSNLDYFATYFREMANNGVFLPPSQFEGLFLSTAHTDEDIEHTLQATEKAFAVIKG
- a CDS encoding cytochrome C assembly family protein, whose protein sequence is MLEITILRLYELTIILYALSVLMYFIDFLHNDRKANRIAFWLLAIVWVLQTIFLFLRMIETGRIPIFTLYEGMYFYTWVLITFSLIINRILRMDFIVFFTNIIGFIVMAIHTFTPYQHESQVVAQALVSELLIIHITMAILAYGAFSLSVTFSILYLLQYKLLKEKKWGKRLLRIHDLAKLDHMSYVLNVTGVPLFLLSLILGTIWAYIKLPEFQWYDLKVIGSFFVIAAYSFYFYKRLGEGVSGKANANWNITAFLVVLINFFLLGRLSNFHFWIL
- the spoVID gene encoding stage VI sporulation protein D, whose product is MSSEQQSCLRFSVEESVWFQKGQEVSELMSISLDPDIQIFDQDQYVSIRGALYLTGEYQVEQQEDPTYEPVNLARLVENVEEREDGCFELNHRFPVDITIPKNRIQNLEDIFVSIESFDYHLPMRGCLQLDAELSISGIYGHQQSVPQVAEQQEQEEERELEPLYLNGQEEEEDEPYNPFKFYSESDDSFGVEQNEETVRDAYYQNLSQESVNQEEADEVDYSEVLRQETEAVSPEYQNEDEQEELEHEEDFDTFEVEVRKDANISETQEDDYANNPFSAPNYAFQSKQEEVEEKEENVISFLARREEKQETPKAVVKQQQQPQEQCEAERDENDLSLTKFFASEDNGEDFTRLKICIVQDGDTMDTIAKRYDITIQQLIRVNRLSTEDDIHSGQLLYVPATAYSNS
- the hemC gene encoding hydroxymethylbilane synthase, which gives rise to MTRKIVVGSRRSKLALTQTNWVMDQLKKLGAPFDFEVKEIVTKGDQILDVTLSKVGGKGLFVKEIEQAMVDKEIDMAVHSMKDMPAVLPEGLMIGCIPYREDHRDAFISKNHVKFEDLPAGSIVGTSSLRRGAQLLAKRNDIEIKWIRGNIDTRLAKLQNEDYDAIILAAAGLARMGWSNDVVTEFLDEELCVPAVGQGALSIECRESDKELLDALQLLNDKTTERAVTAERAFLHKMEGGCQVPIAGFAEVTTEDKVKLTVLVGAPDGSVLYKETVEGNDPMQVGLEAADKLIEQGAKKLIDDVKKELDK
- the hemB gene encoding porphobilinogen synthase — translated: MEKLQFQRHRRLRGSDNLRALIRETKLQKEDLIFPIFIVEGENQKNEVASMPGVYQISLDYLHAEMQELTELGIKSVIVFGVPAQKDEVGSEAYHDHGIVQKAIVQIKENFPELVVIADTCLCQYTNHGHCGIVEEGQILNDPTLDLLARTAVSQAKAGADIIAPSNMMDGFVAAIRHGLDENGFEHIPIMSYAVKYSSAFYGPFRDAAHSSPKFGDRKTYQMDPANRLEAMREAESDLMEGADFLIVKPALSYLDIIRDVKNNFNVPVVAYNVSGEYSMVKAAAQNGWINEQDIVMESLTSMKRAGVDLIITYFAKDVARWLSEEK
- a CDS encoding uroporphyrinogen-III synthase, encoding MKNSLPLLHKRILITRSKEQATDFSHLVEELGGTALVVPLIQFSLPANAEEISNQIQECMAEMDIVVFTSTNGVDYFFQLYDKPIHKKIAAVGEKTKEALESRGLSVTVMPNKFTAEHLLDSLTDEVKKQASILLIQGDLARPILREQLVKLGYNVKQIVVYENTMPNASLHKLKELSNEKLDIVTFTSPSSVRNFSKVIPPDCLKSNVAVIGPITETAAKQLGYTVQISPEKYTVQSLVESIVDFYK
- a CDS encoding amino acid ABC transporter ATP-binding protein, with translation MIDVKDLNKSFGDLHVLKDINMSVENQEVVCLIGASGSGKSTLLRCLNFLELKDSGTIKLEDREIDIKKDNLNKVRQRVGMVFQHFHLFPHMTVLENVMEAPVQVSKLPKAEAKEIALDILAKVGLSDKVNVYPGKLSGGQKQRVAIARALAMKPDVMLFDEPTSALDPELVGEVLRTMKKLAEEGMTMVVVTHEMGFAQEVADRVVYLHDGKIVEEGCPEEVFNNPKNERTKEFLNAIL